GGTGGGATAGCCGAGGGTGCGGCCGCGTTGATCGCCTTGGATGACTTCGCCGGTGAGGGCGTATTCGCGCCCCAGCATTTGGCCGGCGGCATCGAGCTGGCCCGCCTCAATGGCTTGGCGGATGCGGGTGCTGCTGACGGTTTCGTCATCCAGCGAAACGCTGGCGAGTCCGTGCACAATGAAATTCATTTCCTGCCCGAGGCGTTGGAGGAGGTCCACATTGCCCTGGCGTTGATGGCCGAAGGCGAAGTGGGCACCGACACAGATGGATTGGATTCGGCCAAGGTCAACGTATAATCCCTGAATAAACATCTCGGCGGGAATTTGGCTCATCGTCTCATCGAAGGGGAGGAGGAGGGTGGCTTCGATGCCGAGGGCTTCGATGGCGGCAAGGCGTTGGGGGAGGTGCTGGATGAGGCCGGGGGCGCGGTCGGGGGCAAGCACGGCGGCGGGGTGTTGAGAAAATGTCACGCACAGCGGTGTGGCCTCAAGCTGGTGCGCATCGGAGACGGCCTGGCGAAGGACTTGTTGGTGTCCGAGATGGACGCCATCGAAGAGGCCAATGGCGCAGCAGACGCGGCCGTTGGGGGGCTGCACTTCGCGGGCGTCGTGGAGGATTCTCATTCGTCGGTGGCGGGCAGGAACATTCGGGCGATATCGAGCAGCGAAACCATCCGCGCGGGGAGTTCCTCGGCGGGCAGCTTGACGAGGTCTTCAAGGCGGATGGCCGTGGCGACGTTGAATTTGCCGGACTCCGTGCGGTGAAGGGCGCTCAAGTGCGCGCCGCAGCCGAGGGTTTGCCCCAGCTCGTGGGCGAGGCTGCGGACGTAGGTACCTTTGGTGCAATGGACGCGGA
The genomic region above belongs to Limisphaerales bacterium and contains:
- a CDS encoding bifunctional riboflavin kinase/FAD synthetase; translated protein: MRILHDAREVQPPNGRVCCAIGLFDGVHLGHQQVLRQAVSDAHQLEATPLCVTFSQHPAAVLAPDRAPGLIQHLPQRLAAIEALGIEATLLLPFDETMSQIPAEMFIQGLYVDLGRIQSICVGAHFAFGHQRQGNVDLLQRLGQEMNFIVHGLASVSLDDETVSSTRIRQAIEAGQLDAAGQMLGREYALTGEVIQGDQRGRTLGYPTANLEATALCLPPNGVYAAHAQVGEATHRAAVNIGHRPTLADADPRLHVEAHLLDFEGDLYGQDLALTFVGKLREEQKFETPTALKTQIQKDLVAARYLFTQL